One Candidatus Bathyarchaeota archaeon DNA segment encodes these proteins:
- a CDS encoding CopG family transcriptional regulator: MVQSVTVSTKIPKQLKEKIHRLKIKPSKILRKALEDEVKKREVEELKKEIANLKPTLEKITMTDVIKCIREDRDSR, from the coding sequence TTGGTTCAATCTGTGACTGTTTCCACAAAAATCCCCAAACAACTCAAAGAAAAAATACACCGCCTCAAAATCAAACCCTCCAAAATCCTACGCAAAGCCCTTGAAGACGAAGTCAAAAAAAGAGAAGTCGAAGAACTAAAAAAAGAAATCGCCAACCTCAAACCAACACTCGAAAAAATAACAATGACTGACGTCATTAAATGCATACGAGAAGACCGTGACAGCCGATGA
- a CDS encoding type II toxin-antitoxin system VapC family toxin, with amino-acid sequence MKYLFDASAIFKAIKENKIEALAGNYTIELARYELGNILWKEHTLHATLSEQEAKALAKTVNHTLSIMGIIETVGYEEEILQTAINQKITYYDASYAHIAKTKQLKFITEDTRLIKKITPTTNITSLDDVT; translated from the coding sequence ATGAAGTACCTCTTTGACGCTTCAGCCATCTTTAAAGCCATAAAAGAAAACAAAATCGAAGCCCTCGCAGGCAACTACACAATAGAGTTAGCAAGATACGAGTTGGGCAACATCCTCTGGAAAGAGCACACCTTACACGCCACGCTATCAGAGCAAGAAGCAAAAGCCTTAGCAAAAACCGTCAATCACACCCTCTCCATAATGGGCATAATAGAAACCGTCGGCTACGAAGAAGAGATTCTGCAAACAGCCATAAACCAAAAAATCACCTACTACGACGCCTCATACGCTCACATAGCCAAAACAAAGCAACTAAAATTCATAACCGAAGACACTCGACTAATCAAAAAGATAACCCCCACAACAAACATCACATCACTCGACGATGTCACTTGA
- a CDS encoding MBL fold metallo-hydrolase, whose product MHTKKIGKNLYQVELDTGGIKQLICSYIIAGPKPMLVEAGPTNSVPNLLSGIQELGIAPQAIEYVAVTHIHLDHGGGAGTLLKHLPNAKVLVHPRGAPHMIDPERLWPSSQAVLGFVSEIFGKPEPVSKDRVVSLTEGTFELGAGGNLSVLETVGHASHNLSFFESFNGGVFPGDAAGTFLPDCGVVVPTTPPPFHLEAALASLDKLIALNPTVLYFSHFGIADNAVERLKAYKVQLQLWADIAEAGVKAGLSLEQIRDNIVAQDPVMTQISDYVKAHQIYKKTVLENCVRGFIEYAKTKQSKPQS is encoded by the coding sequence TTGCATACGAAGAAAATCGGAAAGAACCTCTATCAAGTTGAATTAGACACAGGCGGCATTAAGCAACTTATCTGCAGCTACATCATAGCTGGCCCTAAACCGATGCTTGTTGAAGCAGGCCCAACCAACTCAGTGCCCAACCTTCTAAGCGGCATACAAGAGCTGGGCATAGCGCCCCAAGCTATCGAGTACGTCGCCGTTACCCACATTCACCTTGACCACGGCGGAGGCGCAGGCACCCTACTCAAGCACCTGCCTAACGCTAAAGTCCTTGTTCACCCCCGCGGCGCACCCCACATGATTGACCCTGAACGCCTCTGGCCTTCTTCACAAGCAGTTTTGGGGTTTGTTAGCGAAATCTTCGGCAAACCTGAACCTGTTTCCAAAGACCGTGTAGTTTCCCTCACAGAAGGCACCTTTGAATTGGGTGCTGGCGGCAACCTATCAGTGCTCGAGACGGTTGGGCATGCTTCGCATAACTTGAGTTTCTTTGAGTCGTTCAATGGTGGGGTTTTTCCTGGCGATGCAGCGGGAACGTTTTTGCCTGATTGTGGGGTGGTAGTTCCGACGACTCCGCCGCCGTTCCACCTTGAAGCGGCATTAGCTTCGTTGGATAAACTCATCGCGCTTAACCCAACCGTGCTGTATTTTAGTCACTTCGGTATCGCAGACAACGCCGTGGAACGCCTCAAAGCCTACAAGGTGCAGTTGCAGTTGTGGGCAGACATCGCCGAAGCAGGCGTCAAGGCAGGTCTGAGTTTGGAGCAAATCCGCGACAACATAGTCGCCCAAGACCCCGTCATGACCCAAATCAGTGACTACGTCAAAGCTCATCAAATCTACAAGAAAACCGTGCTCGAAAACTGTGTCCGCGGCTTCATCGAATACGCCAAAACCAAACAGAGCAAGCCGCAGTCATAA